One Flagellimonas sp. CMM7 genomic region harbors:
- a CDS encoding translation initiation factor gives MDIQDQLKNLFPDHVPDESEVPKKDNPKYWLQDAPIICKYEKRKGKPVTILEGYTGSDVDFKKLTKDLKSYLSVGGSYKNDFIIIQGDYRDKIMAFLKEHGFSVKRVGG, from the coding sequence GTGGATATACAAGATCAACTTAAAAACTTATTTCCGGACCATGTTCCAGATGAAAGCGAGGTCCCCAAAAAAGATAATCCCAAATATTGGCTTCAAGATGCGCCAATAATCTGCAAGTATGAAAAACGCAAGGGCAAGCCTGTAACTATTTTGGAAGGCTATACGGGATCTGATGTTGATTTTAAAAAACTCACTAAGGATCTTAAGTCTTATTTAAGCGTAGGAGGTAGTTATAAAAATGACTTTATCATCATTCAGGGGGATTATCGGGATAAAATTATGGCCTTTTTGAAAGAGCATGGATTTTCTGTTAAAAGAGTTGGCGGATAG
- a CDS encoding thiamine pyrophosphate-dependent enzyme — protein MRYHIGSLDQQKLLNLYKGMLKPRMIEEKMLILLRQGKISKWFSGIGQEAISVGVTQALNTEEYILPMHRNLGVFTSRNIPLHRLFGQWQGKQSGFTQGRDRSFHFGTQEYKIVGMISHLGPQLGVADGIALADMLRRKKRVTAVFTGEGATSEGDFHEALNVASVWNLPVLFCIENNGYGLSTPTNEQYNCENLADRAKGYGIESRIIDGNNILEVYSKVDELCKAIRKRPRPVLLEFKTFRMRGHEEASGTKYVPEKLMKKWEKKDPIANYEAFLLEEGIIKEEEIGRLKDEITEEINSNLKLAFDEPAVDVIETKELSEVYQDFKYEHVEPKENVKNIRLVDAISQGLEQSMERYNELIIMGQDIADYGGVFKITEGFTSKFGKSRVRNTPICESAIVSAAMGLSINGMKAVMEMQFADFATSGFNPIVNYLAKVHYRWGENADVVVRMPCGGGVGAGPFHSQTNEAWFTKTPGLKVVYPAFPYDAKGLLNTAINDPNPVLFFEHKGLYRSVYGDVPSDYYTIPFGKASLIRTGDSISVVTYGAGVHWALEILEKHPEINADVIDLRTLQPLDIETVYTSVKKTGKLIVLQEDTLFGGIASDVSSLVMENCFEFLDAPVKRVGSLETPVPFSKGLEQNYLPKARFEKALIELLAY, from the coding sequence ATGAGATATCATATTGGTAGTTTGGACCAACAGAAATTACTGAACTTATACAAGGGAATGCTAAAGCCCAGAATGATAGAAGAGAAGATGCTTATTCTTTTGAGGCAAGGCAAAATTTCCAAATGGTTTAGCGGGATTGGTCAAGAAGCAATATCGGTAGGGGTAACCCAAGCCTTGAATACTGAAGAGTATATTTTGCCCATGCACCGTAATTTGGGTGTTTTTACCTCTAGAAATATTCCATTACATCGGCTTTTTGGACAATGGCAGGGAAAACAAAGTGGCTTTACCCAAGGAAGAGATCGGAGCTTTCATTTTGGAACCCAGGAGTATAAAATTGTTGGGATGATATCTCATTTGGGTCCCCAATTAGGGGTTGCTGACGGGATTGCCTTAGCGGATATGCTGCGGAGAAAGAAAAGAGTGACAGCGGTTTTTACAGGAGAAGGCGCAACTAGTGAAGGTGATTTCCATGAAGCATTGAATGTTGCCTCTGTATGGAATCTTCCAGTTTTATTTTGTATTGAAAACAATGGCTATGGCCTTTCTACGCCTACAAATGAGCAATACAATTGTGAAAACCTTGCAGATAGGGCCAAAGGATATGGAATAGAATCCAGAATTATTGATGGTAACAATATCTTGGAAGTATACTCAAAAGTAGATGAGTTGTGTAAGGCGATTAGAAAAAGGCCAAGACCTGTTTTACTGGAGTTTAAGACCTTTAGAATGCGTGGGCACGAAGAAGCTAGTGGCACTAAATACGTTCCGGAAAAGCTGATGAAGAAATGGGAAAAGAAAGACCCTATTGCTAATTATGAGGCGTTTCTATTGGAAGAAGGAATTATAAAAGAGGAAGAAATAGGGAGACTTAAAGATGAAATCACAGAAGAAATCAATTCAAATTTAAAACTTGCATTTGATGAACCTGCAGTTGATGTAATTGAAACTAAAGAATTAAGTGAAGTATATCAAGATTTTAAATATGAGCATGTTGAACCTAAAGAAAATGTAAAAAACATTCGCCTTGTTGATGCGATTTCCCAAGGCTTGGAACAATCTATGGAACGCTACAATGAACTGATTATCATGGGTCAGGATATTGCAGATTATGGAGGGGTTTTTAAAATAACAGAAGGATTTACATCGAAATTTGGCAAAAGTAGGGTGAGAAATACGCCTATTTGTGAATCAGCTATTGTTTCTGCTGCAATGGGATTGTCAATAAATGGCATGAAAGCTGTAATGGAGATGCAATTTGCTGACTTTGCTACTTCAGGTTTTAACCCAATAGTAAATTACCTGGCCAAAGTGCATTATCGATGGGGTGAAAATGCAGATGTTGTGGTGCGGATGCCTTGTGGCGGTGGCGTTGGAGCTGGGCCATTCCATTCGCAGACAAATGAAGCTTGGTTTACAAAGACGCCTGGCCTTAAGGTAGTGTATCCTGCTTTCCCTTACGATGCAAAGGGCTTACTCAATACAGCTATAAATGACCCGAACCCAGTATTGTTCTTTGAGCACAAGGGTCTTTATAGAAGCGTTTATGGAGACGTACCTTCAGATTATTACACAATTCCATTTGGGAAAGCCAGTTTGATTAGGACAGGTGATTCCATATCTGTTGTGACATATGGCGCAGGAGTACATTGGGCATTGGAAATTTTGGAAAAACACCCGGAAATCAATGCGGATGTTATAGATTTGCGTACACTTCAACCTCTCGATATTGAAACTGTTTACACTTCGGTGAAAAAAACAGGGAAACTGATTGTATTGCAAGAAGACACTCTTTTTGGTGGTATTGCAAGTGATGTTTCTTCTTTGGTAATGGAAAATTGTTTTGAATTTTTAGATGCACCCGTTAAAAGGGTTGGAAGCTTGGAGACACCTGTTCCATTTTCTAAAGGTTTAGAGCAAAACTACTTGCCCAAAGCAAGGTTTGAAAAAGCACTGATCGAGCTTTTGGCATATTGA
- a CDS encoding YfcC family protein, producing MSFLQKLKFPTAHTVLFIIAAIVCLLTWIIPAGQYDRLSYDSETNTLIRTSQETSISFPATQKNLNELTIQIPIEKFKEGAISKPISIPNTYRKLEGQPQGLVGFIQAPLKGIMQSADIILLVLIIGGLISIVNATKAFEAGIAWLAEKLKGREFVLIIMVTTLIALGGTTFGLEEETIAFYPILIPIFLAAKYDAIACIASIYIGSSIGTLASTVNPFSTIIASDAAGINWTVGLNGRLIMLLLGLIVCIVYIIRYAQKVKKNPEKSIIYNQKEEIEKLFLGAKASVVSKLTLKLRLVLFIFACCFVIMVYGVSQLGWWFLEMTSVFLAGALLIGFITRLNEKQFVTEFMSGAKDLLGVAFIIGIARGITVLMEDGQVSDTLLFYASELTSGMHKGLFINVTCLLYSGLTFFIPSSSGMAVLTMPIMSPLADNVGVGREIMVNAYQYGVGLFKFINPTGIILASLALVNVGYDKWLKFVWPLVLLLGILAMSTLTISIYL from the coding sequence ATGTCTTTTCTTCAAAAATTAAAATTTCCAACAGCACATACCGTCTTGTTCATTATCGCTGCTATTGTCTGCCTCCTAACCTGGATTATTCCTGCTGGCCAGTATGACCGTCTTTCGTATGACAGTGAAACGAATACATTGATTAGAACTTCACAGGAAACAAGTATCAGCTTTCCCGCTACTCAAAAAAACCTTAATGAACTAACAATTCAAATTCCAATAGAAAAATTCAAAGAGGGAGCCATCTCCAAACCCATAAGCATTCCAAACACCTATAGAAAATTGGAAGGACAACCTCAAGGTCTCGTTGGTTTTATCCAGGCCCCTTTAAAGGGTATCATGCAATCTGCGGATATCATCTTACTTGTTTTGATCATAGGCGGTTTAATAAGCATTGTAAATGCAACCAAGGCCTTTGAAGCCGGAATTGCATGGTTGGCTGAAAAACTCAAGGGTAGGGAATTTGTACTCATTATAATGGTGACTACTTTAATTGCGCTTGGAGGAACTACTTTTGGGCTGGAGGAAGAAACCATTGCCTTCTACCCAATTCTAATTCCCATTTTCTTGGCTGCCAAGTACGACGCAATTGCCTGTATCGCTTCAATTTACATTGGTTCTTCAATTGGAACCTTAGCATCAACGGTCAATCCGTTTAGCACCATTATTGCATCAGATGCAGCTGGGATTAATTGGACCGTGGGCTTGAACGGTCGTCTTATTATGTTATTGCTTGGGCTTATTGTTTGTATAGTTTACATTATACGCTATGCGCAAAAAGTCAAAAAAAATCCTGAGAAATCCATTATTTATAATCAAAAGGAAGAAATAGAAAAATTGTTTTTGGGCGCAAAGGCGTCTGTAGTTTCAAAGCTGACATTAAAACTAAGACTGGTACTATTCATTTTTGCATGCTGTTTTGTAATTATGGTTTATGGTGTTTCACAATTAGGATGGTGGTTTTTGGAAATGACCTCTGTTTTTCTTGCTGGAGCATTATTAATCGGTTTTATCACCAGGCTTAATGAAAAGCAATTTGTGACTGAGTTTATGTCCGGAGCAAAGGATCTATTGGGTGTGGCTTTTATAATCGGTATCGCCAGAGGAATAACGGTTCTGATGGAGGACGGCCAGGTTAGTGATACTTTGTTGTTCTATGCAAGTGAGTTAACCTCGGGCATGCATAAAGGCTTATTTATTAATGTTACCTGTTTGCTGTATAGTGGTTTAACTTTTTTTATCCCCTCTTCTTCAGGCATGGCAGTGCTAACTATGCCTATAATGTCACCTTTGGCAGATAATGTTGGTGTTGGCAGGGAAATTATGGTGAACGCATATCAATATGGCGTAGGGCTTTTTAAATTCATTAACCCCACAGGAATCATTTTGGCATCTCTTGCGTTGGTCAATGTAGGTTATGACAAATGGTTAAAGTTTGTTTGGCCGTTGGTTTTACTTTTAGGTATTCTAGCAATGTCCACACTTACAATTAGTATTTATCTTTGA
- a CDS encoding response regulator yields MRRLKSVLLVDDDDTTNFLNRFFVKQLDSGLTVNTATNGKEAIHFLETTSDEDFMPCLLILDTNMPTMNGWEFLDAFDKKFDEGFKEKIVVVMLTALDTEETTALALANPNVKGTGQKPLSDLKFKALIKKYFS; encoded by the coding sequence TTGCGCAGACTGAAATCAGTTTTACTCGTCGATGACGACGATACCACGAACTTCTTAAATAGGTTTTTTGTAAAACAATTGGATAGCGGTTTAACGGTCAATACAGCCACTAACGGAAAAGAAGCTATTCACTTTTTGGAGACCACTTCAGATGAGGATTTTATGCCATGCTTACTCATTTTGGACACCAATATGCCTACAATGAATGGTTGGGAATTCTTGGACGCTTTTGATAAAAAGTTTGATGAGGGTTTTAAAGAAAAAATTGTGGTAGTTATGTTAACCGCTTTGGATACTGAAGAAACCACAGCTTTGGCATTGGCAAACCCTAATGTGAAGGGAACCGGCCAAAAGCCACTTTCCGACCTAAAATTTAAGGCATTAATTAAGAAATATTTTTCCTAG
- a CDS encoding nucleoside phosphorylase: MALSDSELILNPDGSIYHLNLLPEDISSTIITVGDPSRVHLVTKYFDSIQIEKGSREFLTHTGVYKGKRITVISTGIGTDNIDIVFNELDALVNIDFSTREIKNDKIQLDFIRIGTSGAIQADIPIDSFLLSSSAIGLEGLLHFYEAGHVRNKDLQERLNNFLGWNQHNITAYAVDSDENLRNKIYSNRIRLGITVTNSGFYGPQGRSLRLTPKISDFNEKLASFLYQNQQITNLEMETAGIYGLAKLHGHRAVSLNAILANRATGEFSTNASKTVDNLIKYTLERLVS; the protein is encoded by the coding sequence ATGGCCTTAAGTGACTCAGAACTTATTCTGAATCCTGATGGCAGTATTTACCATCTTAATCTTTTACCGGAAGATATCTCCTCAACGATAATCACCGTTGGAGACCCCAGTCGTGTGCATTTGGTTACCAAATATTTCGATTCTATTCAAATTGAAAAAGGAAGTAGGGAGTTCTTAACCCATACAGGCGTATACAAGGGGAAAAGAATAACTGTTATTTCCACCGGTATTGGCACTGACAATATAGATATTGTTTTTAACGAATTAGATGCGCTGGTAAACATAGATTTTTCCACCAGAGAAATCAAAAATGATAAAATACAGTTAGATTTTATACGGATTGGTACATCTGGTGCGATACAAGCAGATATACCCATAGATTCATTTTTGCTAAGCTCATCTGCTATAGGTTTGGAGGGGCTTCTTCATTTTTATGAAGCTGGACACGTAAGAAACAAGGACCTGCAAGAACGGCTTAATAATTTTCTAGGGTGGAACCAACATAACATAACAGCTTATGCGGTGGATTCTGATGAAAATTTAAGAAATAAAATCTATTCAAATCGTATACGATTAGGCATAACAGTTACAAATTCAGGGTTTTACGGGCCACAAGGAAGAAGTCTTAGGTTGACCCCAAAAATTTCTGATTTTAATGAAAAGCTTGCCTCCTTTTTATACCAGAATCAACAGATAACCAACCTTGAAATGGAGACCGCCGGCATCTATGGCTTAGCAAAACTTCATGGACACCGTGCTGTATCTTTAAACGCTATTCTTGCCAATAGAGCTACTGGGGAGTTTTCTACAAATGCATCTAAAACAGTGGACAATCTTATAAAATATACTTTAGAAAGACTTGTTTCCTAA
- a CDS encoding isopenicillin N synthase family oxygenase, whose protein sequence is MSAIPSVDLRDFVSGDAPRKEKFIAEIGAAFEDIGFVALSGHFLSENLVEQLYGEIKQFFQLPQTTKDTYEIEGIGGQRGYTSFGKEHAKGKKEGDLKEFWHFGQYVENNPKLEAEYPDNVYVKELSEFNSVGKEAYQMLEKTAKYVLRALALHLDLDEMYFDEWIKNGNSILRPIHYPPITSEPKNAVRAAAHGDINLITLLMGAHGKGLQVKNHQGEWVDAIARTDQLMINVGDMLSRLTNNKLKSTIHQVVNPPKELWGTSRYSIPFFMHPISEMPLNCLSDCIDDQHPKGFEDITAGEYLHERLIELGLVKN, encoded by the coding sequence ATGAGTGCGATTCCAAGCGTAGATTTGAGAGATTTTGTTTCTGGTGATGCTCCCAGGAAAGAAAAATTCATTGCAGAAATAGGTGCTGCTTTTGAGGATATAGGTTTTGTTGCCTTAAGCGGTCATTTTTTATCCGAGAATTTAGTGGAACAGCTTTACGGGGAGATTAAACAGTTTTTTCAACTACCACAAACCACAAAGGATACTTATGAAATTGAAGGAATAGGCGGGCAACGTGGGTACACCTCCTTTGGAAAAGAGCATGCAAAGGGAAAAAAAGAGGGTGACCTTAAAGAGTTTTGGCATTTTGGTCAATATGTTGAAAACAATCCAAAGCTTGAAGCGGAATACCCAGATAATGTTTATGTTAAAGAACTTTCGGAATTCAACAGCGTTGGAAAGGAGGCTTATCAGATGCTAGAAAAGACAGCCAAATATGTTCTTAGGGCTTTAGCTTTGCATCTTGACCTAGATGAAATGTATTTTGATGAATGGATAAAGAATGGAAATTCCATTCTAAGGCCAATTCATTACCCTCCAATTACCTCAGAACCTAAAAATGCCGTAAGAGCGGCTGCGCATGGAGACATCAACCTCATTACATTGCTTATGGGCGCACATGGCAAGGGATTACAGGTAAAGAACCATCAAGGTGAATGGGTAGATGCCATAGCAAGGACCGATCAACTTATGATCAATGTTGGCGATATGCTGTCCAGGCTTACCAATAACAAACTAAAATCTACCATACATCAAGTTGTAAACCCACCTAAAGAACTTTGGGGCACATCTAGGTACTCTATTCCGTTTTTTATGCATCCGATTAGCGAGATGCCTTTAAACTGCCTTTCAGACTGTATTGATGACCAGCATCCAAAAGGATTTGAAGATATTACTGCGGGCGAATATCTGCATGAACGACTTATTGAATTAGGATTAGTAAAGAATTAA
- a CDS encoding cytochrome-c peroxidase codes for MKQSTQIFLIFWTVALVLGCRGPKSKEVLVAAVSEDFPAVGALPKSVVSPKGNPSSIEKEALGKLLFYDPILSGNKDISCATCHHPDMGYADFLDISIGTNAKGLGSKRKFNAQNDIPFVKRNAQTILNSAFNGIQNHEPYAPENAPMFWDDRAKSLEKQALEPIKAFEEMRGRSFTENEILLVVIDRLKNIPEYQTLFKNAFNDAEPITIENLGKAIAAFERTLINNNSRFDQYMRGDGEAILISEKDGFEQFKKVGCVNCHNGPMFSDYKMHVLGVPENSKLPFVDFGIADISAKDSFAFRTPSLRNLRFTAPYMHNGSFMTLRRVLEFYEDISKGKVRNPNVHPSQFDPFVHDLELSVKEMGLIISFLNTLNDPDFDKTIPENVPSGLPVGGFVN; via the coding sequence TTGAAACAGAGCACGCAAATTTTTTTGATATTTTGGACGGTAGCCCTTGTTTTAGGATGCAGAGGTCCAAAATCGAAGGAGGTTTTAGTTGCAGCTGTATCTGAGGATTTTCCTGCTGTAGGTGCTTTACCCAAAAGTGTAGTATCACCAAAAGGCAACCCTTCATCCATAGAAAAAGAAGCTCTGGGCAAACTTCTGTTTTATGACCCCATATTATCAGGAAATAAAGACATCTCTTGCGCAACATGCCATCATCCAGATATGGGGTATGCGGATTTTTTGGATATTTCTATAGGCACTAATGCCAAAGGCCTCGGAAGTAAAAGAAAATTCAATGCTCAAAATGATATTCCTTTTGTTAAACGAAATGCTCAGACCATATTGAATTCGGCTTTTAACGGAATACAAAACCACGAACCTTATGCTCCAGAGAATGCACCCATGTTTTGGGACGACAGGGCAAAAAGCCTTGAAAAACAAGCATTGGAGCCCATTAAGGCTTTTGAGGAAATGCGTGGTCGCAGTTTTACAGAAAATGAAATTTTACTGGTGGTTATAGATAGATTAAAAAATATTCCTGAGTATCAAACACTATTTAAGAATGCGTTTAATGATGCAGAACCCATTACCATTGAAAATTTAGGAAAAGCCATTGCGGCTTTTGAAAGAACTCTGATTAACAACAATTCTCGTTTTGATCAATATATGAGGGGTGATGGAGAGGCTATTTTAATTAGTGAGAAAGATGGGTTTGAACAATTTAAAAAAGTTGGGTGCGTCAATTGCCATAATGGCCCAATGTTCTCTGATTATAAGATGCACGTTCTGGGGGTTCCGGAGAATTCAAAACTACCTTTTGTAGATTTTGGGATTGCGGATATAAGTGCAAAAGACAGTTTCGCCTTTAGAACTCCATCTTTAAGAAACCTTAGGTTCACAGCCCCGTACATGCACAATGGCAGTTTTATGACTTTAAGGAGGGTGCTGGAATTCTATGAGGATATTTCCAAGGGTAAAGTTCGCAATCCAAATGTACATCCATCCCAATTTGACCCTTTTGTTCATGACTTGGAACTATCAGTAAAAGAAATGGGCTTGATCATTTCATTCCTGAACACATTGAAT
- a CDS encoding substrate-binding domain-containing protein, translating into MKTVKIVGVPEHFNLPWHLTIEEGAFEDRGIHLEWTDVPEGTGKMCQLLQDGETDLAIILTEGLVKSISQGNPSKIVQEYISSPLLWGIHVANNSERTSIATLEKDKIAISRMGSGSHLMAYLHAQDQGWNTDTLQFEIIDNLEGAVKNLSEGSGAYFMWEHFTTKPLVDKGLFKRLGDCPTPWPCFVIAATNAFLKSNGELLKHILEVINTYTIEFKQIPSIDSTLANRYRQQLEDIQDWLSRTTWGQNQMALKTLDEVQNRLISLQLIDEVKSSKVFLYSRV; encoded by the coding sequence ATGAAAACAGTTAAAATAGTTGGTGTACCCGAACATTTTAATCTCCCATGGCATTTAACCATCGAAGAAGGCGCTTTTGAAGACCGGGGCATACATTTAGAATGGACAGATGTTCCAGAAGGCACAGGAAAAATGTGCCAGCTTCTACAGGATGGTGAAACAGATTTGGCTATTATACTTACCGAAGGTCTGGTTAAAAGTATTTCTCAAGGAAATCCATCCAAAATTGTACAAGAGTATATCTCTTCCCCTCTACTTTGGGGAATTCACGTTGCCAACAACAGCGAACGCACATCCATAGCAACATTAGAAAAAGACAAAATTGCTATAAGTCGCATGGGAAGTGGAAGTCACTTAATGGCATACCTGCATGCACAGGACCAAGGCTGGAATACAGATACACTTCAATTTGAAATAATAGACAACTTAGAAGGTGCCGTTAAAAACCTTAGTGAAGGCTCGGGTGCCTATTTTATGTGGGAGCATTTTACAACAAAACCATTGGTGGACAAAGGTCTCTTTAAAAGGCTTGGAGACTGCCCCACCCCGTGGCCCTGTTTTGTTATCGCTGCTACAAATGCTTTTTTAAAGTCTAATGGAGAATTACTGAAACACATCCTAGAAGTTATTAATACCTATACTATTGAATTCAAACAAATACCAAGTATTGATAGTACTTTGGCAAATAGATACCGTCAGCAATTAGAGGATATTCAAGATTGGCTTTCACGAACAACCTGGGGACAAAATCAAATGGCCTTAAAAACCTTGGATGAAGTACAAAATAGACTCATAAGTCTACAACTTATCGATGAGGTGAAAAGCTCTAAAGTGTTTCTATACTCTAGAGTCTAG
- a CDS encoding uracil-DNA glycosylase gives MNVNIDPSWKPHLQPEFDKPYFQQLTQFVKQEYQQYTCFPKGKDIFAAFDHCPFQETKVVIIGQDPYHGPNQANGLCFSVKDEIPHPPSLVNIFKEIKVDVEQPYPKSGNLERWAQQGVLLLNATLTVRAHEAGSHQKKGWEEFTDAVIKTVSSKQEGIVFLLWGGFAKKKSILIDKAKHHILTSGHPSPLSANRGLWFGNQHFSKTNALLGKMEKRLISW, from the coding sequence ATGAATGTGAATATAGACCCTAGCTGGAAACCCCATTTACAACCTGAGTTTGACAAACCCTATTTTCAGCAACTGACTCAATTTGTAAAACAGGAATATCAACAGTATACTTGTTTTCCTAAAGGGAAGGATATTTTTGCCGCATTTGATCATTGTCCATTTCAAGAGACCAAAGTTGTTATTATAGGACAGGACCCTTATCATGGACCTAACCAGGCCAATGGATTGTGCTTTTCTGTAAAAGATGAAATTCCCCATCCACCTTCACTAGTGAACATTTTTAAAGAAATAAAGGTTGATGTGGAACAACCGTACCCCAAAAGCGGGAACTTAGAACGATGGGCACAGCAAGGAGTACTGCTTTTAAATGCAACTCTCACAGTAAGGGCGCATGAAGCAGGAAGTCATCAAAAAAAAGGCTGGGAGGAGTTTACAGATGCCGTTATAAAAACAGTATCCTCTAAACAAGAAGGTATTGTTTTTTTGCTTTGGGGAGGGTTTGCAAAAAAGAAATCAATCTTGATAGATAAAGCAAAACATCACATACTTACATCTGGCCATCCTTCACCATTAAGTGCAAATAGAGGTCTTTGGTTTGGTAATCAACACTTTAGTAAAACCAATGCCCTGTTGGGTAAAATGGAAAAAAGGTTGATAAGTTGGTGA
- a CDS encoding lipocalin family protein, with amino-acid sequence MVKHAFFIMMFTAFLLTSCSVSKSARSQRNLFSGSWTLNDISYENNTGNFKSVIFNDADDICFEGSDWFFRDNNSTGRYTITGGSLCQGGDRFFRWSVVEPTANYSSQLQFKFIDEKRKDVSGGVGYRLNIANISEQSMTLKSNVSVDGELVTIVYQFSKK; translated from the coding sequence ATGGTAAAACACGCATTCTTTATTATGATGTTTACTGCATTTTTGCTGACATCATGTTCTGTTTCTAAAAGTGCAAGGAGCCAGCGTAACCTTTTTAGCGGCTCATGGACACTTAACGACATTTCTTACGAGAACAATACCGGTAATTTTAAATCTGTAATCTTCAATGATGCAGATGACATTTGTTTTGAAGGAAGTGATTGGTTTTTTAGGGACAACAACAGTACAGGTAGGTATACAATAACTGGAGGTAGCCTCTGTCAGGGAGGGGATCGTTTCTTTAGATGGTCTGTTGTCGAGCCAACCGCAAATTATAGCAGTCAGCTTCAATTCAAATTTATTGATGAAAAACGAAAAGATGTTTCAGGAGGGGTAGGCTATCGTTTAAACATAGCCAACATATCGGAACAATCCATGACACTTAAATCCAATGTTTCAGTAGACGGAGAACTTGTAAC
- a CDS encoding DUF1835 domain-containing protein — protein MKSLLHITNGDNFTSKLQSLHLKGDIITWREMLCEGKTLCAVGSESFWKTRFEFLNKNYKVSKSWFVEKTLKEYRSLCNHKQQDQIVLWFEYDLFCQINMLAVLSWLKTHRRHAEISLVCSGKEDESDKLYGLSELSDEKLLNLYENRTILSQDDIEFADYVWQLYCSDNPIRLENLIAHNNFQFQYLSEALRAHLKRFPTIKNGLNEMENRILDTAAIQKPESRAVLLKQILANQGYYGFGDTQYDRMISSLKPLFGSFNPVKLTRKGKEVLANKANYYSQLRDNQLYLGGSLKYNFLYNSTTDRILKL, from the coding sequence ATGAAATCACTGTTGCATATTACCAACGGCGACAATTTCACGTCAAAATTACAATCGTTACACCTAAAAGGAGACATTATTACATGGAGAGAAATGCTGTGTGAAGGCAAGACTCTATGTGCAGTAGGCAGCGAATCTTTTTGGAAAACCCGGTTTGAATTTTTGAACAAAAACTACAAGGTTTCCAAATCTTGGTTTGTCGAGAAAACTCTCAAAGAATATAGGTCGCTATGTAACCACAAGCAACAGGACCAGATTGTTCTTTGGTTTGAATATGATCTTTTCTGCCAAATAAACATGCTGGCCGTATTAAGTTGGTTAAAAACGCATAGAAGACACGCAGAGATTTCTTTAGTGTGTAGCGGAAAAGAGGATGAAAGTGATAAATTATATGGTTTAAGCGAACTCAGTGATGAGAAATTGCTGAATTTATATGAGAATAGAACCATCTTGTCTCAAGATGATATTGAATTTGCTGACTATGTCTGGCAATTGTATTGCAGCGACAACCCTATTCGATTAGAAAACTTGATTGCGCATAACAATTTTCAGTTTCAATACTTATCTGAGGCCTTAAGAGCACATTTAAAACGTTTTCCAACCATTAAGAACGGTCTTAATGAAATGGAGAACCGTATTTTGGACACAGCGGCAATTCAAAAACCAGAATCCAGAGCTGTCTTATTAAAACAAATTCTTGCAAATCAAGGGTATTATGGTTTTGGAGATACACAGTATGATCGCATGATTTCTTCACTGAAACCCTTATTTGGCTCTTTCAATCCGGTTAAGCTAACAAGGAAAGGAAAAGAAGTTCTTGCCAACAAAGCGAATTACTACTCCCAACTACGTGACAATCAATTATATTTAGGAGGTTCTTTAAAGTATAACTTCTTATATAACTCTACTACAGATCGCATCTTAAAACTCTAG
- a CDS encoding short chain dehydrogenase: MKILIIGGKGTIGNKVTSYFSEKNEVLVAGRTSGDVTVDIADSSSIENLFKQTGKLDAIICIAGEAKWADFKDLTEDDYYIGLKSKLMGQVNLVRIGQHFLNPSGSITLSTGILADDPVVKTASAAMVNGGIHSFVQAVALEIENGIRVNVVSLGMVVDAYEKYKDYFPGHNPVSMEKAVNAYIRSVNGKGNGEVIRVYN; this comes from the coding sequence ATGAAAATATTGATTATTGGAGGAAAAGGAACTATTGGAAACAAAGTGACCAGTTACTTTTCAGAAAAAAATGAAGTGTTGGTTGCTGGTAGAACCTCTGGTGATGTCACCGTGGATATTGCCGACAGTAGTTCCATTGAAAACCTGTTTAAGCAAACTGGCAAACTAGATGCCATCATCTGTATTGCTGGTGAAGCCAAATGGGCGGATTTTAAGGACTTGACCGAGGATGACTACTACATTGGACTTAAGAGTAAATTGATGGGACAGGTAAACTTGGTTCGTATTGGACAACATTTTTTAAATCCTAGCGGTTCAATTACCTTGTCTACAGGTATTTTGGCCGATGACCCTGTTGTAAAAACAGCAAGTGCAGCAATGGTAAATGGTGGAATACACAGTTTTGTACAGGCTGTGGCTTTAGAAATTGAAAATGGAATTAGAGTTAACGTAGTTTCATTGGGAATGGTAGTGGACGCATATGAAAAATACAAAGACTACTTTCCAGGTCACAACCCAGTTTCAATGGAAAAAGCAGTTAATGCCTATATAAGAAGTGTAAACGGAAAAGGAAACGGTGAAGTCATTCGCGTCTATAATTGA